A region of the Corticium candelabrum chromosome 4, ooCorCand1.1, whole genome shotgun sequence genome:
CTTAGTGAAAGGACTGCCGTATCGCCAGACCCAATCGTCCGCGGTCGACAGGCTTGCCTTGAGTGCTGTAGCTATTGAAACACGCACACCCGACTGGCTAGGTAACGTCGATTCATTGCGTCAATTAGCCGGCTTACAATTCGTACGTGTGAACGGCAGCTGCGTGTTACAGGGTTTGGCCACCTGCACAATCAAAGGCGTTTCGTCAAGCTCTCTTACAGTTACGTTAAAGCATAGAAATGAAGGTTGCAGGCGAGCGAGCACCTACAGCACAAGACTTAGAAGTCGGTAACATCGTGAGGAGGTCGAGTCGCTGCATGCCGCACGTGTAATCGGCCAGTAAGCCTACACCTGTGTTCACACCAGACACATGCATCTAAGAGCCACGTACTTATGCTCATTGTCGTGAAAAGACGTCAGACTTCAGATAAGAACTGATTACTCGGCGGCTCATCTAAACTGAGAGTACAGGCTAGTAACCCGTATATTAAATCATGTGACTAAAGTTAGTGTGTGTAGTAGGTTGACATGCGAGGACGTGGGTCCGGTTGCGCGTGCGCGGTTTAGCTCTGAGTTGGCGGTTGTCTAATAACACTTGAGTAGAGTTActacattggcgacgaggtCAGCGAACCAATCGTGAGGTATGTCCACTGTAGTGGGTGCCGTCGGTCCCTTTGAGGGAAATCAAGAGGAGTGGATGCATTACGTGGAGCGCGTGAAGTTCTTCTGCGTAGCCAACGGGATCACTGACACAGAGCGCAAGAAGGCGGTATTGTTGAGCGTATGTGGAGTGCAAACGTATAAGCTGATTCGCAACCTGTTGGCGCCTGGCAAGCCGGAAGACGCGGAGTATGACGACATCGTAGCAAAGGTCAAAGATCACGTGAACCCGAAGCCGTCCACTGTTGTTCAACGCTTCCGCTTCAACAGTAGATCACAGAAGCCAGGGGAATCAGTAGTGCAGTTTATGGCTGAACTGCGCCGTTTTTCCACGGATTGTGACTTTGGAGACACACTAGCTGACATGCTAAGGGACAGGTTGGTGTGCGGAGTGAGTGATGGGAGGATCCAACGGAGACTGCTGCAAGAAAAGGAACTCACGTTTGACAAAGCACTGAGTTTAGCCAGAGCGATGGAGACAGCTGCACTGAATGCAGAGGAGATTCAGAGACCGACTGGTGACAGCCTAGAAGGAGAGGTACACAAAATGCAGGAAACCAAGCCCAGTCTACCTAAGATGAAGTGTTTCCGGTGCCTTGGATTCCACCCACCAAACAGTTGTTATGCTCAGAGGATGCAGTGCCATAAGTGCAAGAAGGTTGGACACCTCGCTCGAGCATGTCGAGGCCAGCGACAGCCAGGCCAGGCAAGGAATGAAATAGCTGCCCAATCTCCTGTGACGAAAACACATCGAGTTGAAACCACACCTCTTACACCCAAAGCCCAACAAGCAGTGGAAGAAGGGCAAAGCGATGATGGAGTTGAAggaatgtatacagtatacgTTGTGGGTAAGGAGTGTCAGAATGAACCACTAGCAGTGACGGTTCATATCAACAAGAAAGCAGTACAGATGGAAGTTGATACTGGAGCATCAGTGTCAATTGTAAGTGAGAGCACTTACAAGAAACTGTGGAAGAGGCAAGAGTTGCCTGGTTTACGACGACCACAAGTGAGGTTGCATACTTACTCTGGGGAACCATTGACAGTGTTGGGAGAGCTGGATGTCCGAGTGCGGACTCAAAATCAGATTGCAACGCTACCACTAATAGTGGTGCGTAATGATGGACCCAATCTACTGGGAAGGAACTGGATGAAGTCACTCGTATTACCATGGCATGAAATGTTACAGAAGGGACACATCAAGTCCATTGGTACAGAGACGTCCTGCACAGAGTTGCTGAAGAGGTTTGATGGTGTGTTTGAAGAAGGGATTGGTGAGTTGAAAGGAACGATGGCTGCTGTCAAAGTGAAAGAGGGCAGTGCAGCGCGATTTTTCAAGCCGAGACCAGTACCATATGCCTACCGGGCGAAGGTAGAACATGAGCTAAAGCGACTAGAAGCTGAGGGCATAATTGAACCGGTTCGATTTGCCAACTGGGCGGCTCCCATTGTCCCCATATTGAAAGCTGACGGCTCCATTAGGATCTGTGGTGATTATCGACTCACGGTTAACCAGGTGGCAGAGACTGAGAAGTACCCATTACCAAGAGTGGAAGACATTTTTGCTTCGTTGGCTGGGGGACAGACATTTACAAAGCTCGATCTTAGTCATGCATATCAACAAGTGAAACTGGAAGAACAGTCCAAGCAATACCTGGTCATTAACACCCACTTGGGATTGTTCCAGTATAACAGGCTGCCGTTTGGAGTAGCAGCTGCACCAGCGATCTTCCAGAGGATAATGGATTGTCTGTTGCAGGGAATTCCAGGAACAGTGGTCTACCTAGATGATATTCTCATCACGGGTCGATCACAGGAGGAACATCTAAGGAACTTAGAAGCTGTGTTGAGCCGATTGGCAGGAGCAAGAATTCGGTTGGAAAGACAGAAGTGTTCCTTCTTGAAAAGGGAGATACAGTATTTAGGACATCGGATTGACAGCAAGGGAATTTACCCAACGGATGAGAAAGTCCAGGCTGTTCGAGCAGCGCCAGAACCCACCGACGTGGGCCAACTACGAGCCTATTTAGGGCTAATTAACTACTACGGCCGATTCCTACCAGGCCTAGCAAAGACCTTGGCGCCCTTGTACAAGCTCCTTCGGCAAGGAATGAACTGGAGATGGGGTGAAGAAGAAAAGACGGCATTCAGATGTTCAAAGGCAGCATTACAGTCAGATAAGCTACTAGTTCATTACGATCCGAGGATACCTTTGTCGCTTGCCTGTGATGCTTCACCGGTAGGGATAGGAGCCGTGTTGTCACATCAGTACCCGGATGGTGGGGAAAGACCGATTGCCTACGCGTCCCGTTCTTTGACCAAGGCGGAACAAGGATATGCACAGATCGACAGGGAAGCATTGTCAGTGGTGTTTGGGGTTAAACGGTTTCGACAGTACGTGTTTGGACACCAGTTTACCATTTTTACCGACCATAAACCACTGCTCACCTTATTGGGGGAGAACAGAGGCGTACCAGCAATGTGCTCCGGACGAGTGCAACGTTGGTCACTGATGCTGTCCAGTTATCAGTATACAATGACGTATCGACCCGGATCGTTAAATAGCAATGCAGATGGGTTAAGCCGACTGCCAAGCAGTGGGGTGCCCGACGAAGAGGAAGAGCCTGTGGAGGCTGTGCTGGCATTGCAGACACTGAGTTCATCGTCAACCAAACCAATCACCGCAGTCCAGATACGACGGGGGACGGAGAGAGACCCAGTGTTATCCCAAGTGCGTCAGTATACACTGACTGGATGGCCAAGTGTTGTGGAACGAGCTGATATCCGGCCGTACTTTAACCGACGCTACGAGCTAAGCGTTTCAGGTGGCTGTGTGTTTTGGGGAGGACGCGTGGTAGTACCACCTCAAACACGATCATCAGTGTTAGAAGAGCTTCATGTATCACACCCAGGAGAAACAAGGATGAAGGGGCTTGCTCGAAGTTTCGTATGGTGGCCGGGCATAGACAAGGAGCTGGAGAGAGTAGTGAAAGGATGCCACACTTGTCAGGTACATCGCAAATTGCCGGCGTTGGCACCTTTGCATCCGTGggcacaagcagacagagcaTGGTCTCGCTTACACATTGATTTTGCTGGGCCGTTTCTTGGCCAGTCGTTCCTTATCGTAGTTGACGCCTATTCCAAGTGGCTGGAGGTGGACACTATGACATCTACGACGGCGCGCGTAACGATCAAGAAGCTGCAGCGGTTATTTGCAACACATGGCATTCCAGAGATAGTAGTATCTGATAATGGGGCTGCCTTTACCAGTGCTGAATTTCGGCAATTTATGGAAGGAAATGGCATTAAGCACATCTATTCTGCGCCATATCACCCATCGTCTAACGGGTTGGCAGAACGAGCAGTAGCAACCTTCAAAGGGGCTATGAAGAGAATGAATTCGGAGTATGGATCATTGGAGAGTAAAATTGACAGATTCCTGCTGCGGTACCGAATCACACCACACGCTACCACTGGTGAACCACCGGCTCTCTTACTGTTAGGGCGGATGCCG
Encoded here:
- the LOC134178808 gene encoding uncharacterized protein K02A2.6-like, which gives rise to MSTVVGAVGPFEGNQEEWMHYVERVKFFCVANGITDTERKKAVLLSVCGVQTYKLIRNLLAPGKPEDAEYDDIVAKVKDHVNPKPSTVVQRFRFNSRSQKPGESVVQFMAELRRFSTDCDFGDTLADMLRDRLVCGVSDGRIQRRLLQEKELTFDKALSLARAMETAALNAEEIQRPTGDSLEGEVHKMQETKPSLPKMKCFRCLGFHPPNSCYAQRMQCHKCKKVGHLARACRGQRQPGQARNEIAAQSPVTKTHRVETTPLTPKAQQAVEEGQSDDGVEGMYTVYVVGKECQNEPLAVTVHINKKAVQMEVDTGASVSIVSESTYKKLWKRQELPGLRRPQVRLHTYSGEPLTVLGELDVRVRTQNQIATLPLIVVRNDGPNLLGRNWMKSLVLPWHEMLQKGHIKSIGTETSCTELLKRFDGVFEEGIGELKGTMAAVKVKEGSAARFFKPRPVPYAYRAKVEHELKRLEAEGIIEPVRFANWAAPIVPILKADGSIRICGDYRLTVNQVAETEKYPLPRVEDIFASLAGGQTFTKLDLSHAYQQVKLEEQSKQYLVINTHLGLFQYNRLPFGVAAAPAIFQRIMDCLLQGIPGTVVYLDDILITGRSQEEHLRNLEAVLSRLAGARIRLERQKCSFLKREIQYLGHRIDSKGIYPTDEKVQAVRAAPEPTDVGQLRAYLGLINYYGRFLPGLAKTLAPLYKLLRQGMNWRWGEEEKTAFRCSKAALQSDKLLVHYDPRIPLSLACDASPVGIGAVLSHQYPDGGERPIAYASRSLTKAEQGYAQIDREALSVVFGVKRFRQYVFGHQFTIFTDHKPLLTLLGENRGVPAMCSGRVQRWSLMLSSYQYTMTYRPGSLNSNADGLSRLPSSGVPDEEEEPVEAVLALQTLSSSSTKPITAVQIRRGTERDPVLSQVRQYTLTGWPSVVERADIRPYFNRRYELSVSGGCVFWGGRVVVPPQTRSSVLEELHVSHPGETRMKGLARSFVWWPGIDKELERVVKGCHTCQVHRKLPALAPLHPWAQADRAWSRLHIDFAGPFLGQSFLIVVDAYSKWLEVDTMTSTTARVTIKKLQRLFATHGIPEIVVSDNGAAFTSAEFRQFMEGNGIKHIYSAPYHPSSNGLAERAVATFKGAMKRMNSEYGSLESKIDRFLLRYRITPHATTGEPPALLLLGRMPRSRLDLLRPDLAAYTYKKQEQQRNDHDKRSRDRTFEVGQLVYVKNFGQGTPWVMATVKERTGPLSFRVMLPDGRMLRRHQDHIRSRQLEDDPLPNGTHTDPTASPPESNMTEELPSIEVTSEPGGSISETNGDHGGQGETVGHEATSNMEPASTGVRRSARARKAPDRLDL